TTACCCCCAAATTCAAGGTGATGTCTTCTTTTTGGTAGCTTTCTGCTGATTTTAAAACATTCTTATCAATACCATCATCACTTGTCAAATAGGCCTTAGACAAGGGTGGGCGATGGTATGGCAACACAGGATCGGCATCAAAAAGCAATATGTCGCCTTCCCAGCCTTCTTTTCGTAAAGCCGTAGCACAATTTACGCCGCCATGGCTCGCTCCTATAATCACACAAATTGGTTTCTTAGTTTCAGACATACAACATTTTTTAATTATTTAGCCACACGAAGCACTACTCCGTCCAACGCTTCGGTAATTTCTAATTGACAACACAAACGGCTGAATTCATCCGCATCATCATCTAATTCTAGCATATCCGTTTCAATTTCGCTAGCGGTTCCCGTTTTTGAAACATGTTCTGGTAAAACATGTACGTGACAAGTAGCACACGAACATACCCCTCCGCAATCACCATCGATTCCTTTGATACCATTGTCAACTGCAAGTGCCATTACGCTACCCGATGTTCCTTCTAAAGTTATTGTTTCATCATCGCTAGTGATAAAAGTTATTTTTGCCATTTTCTTTATTTTTTTAATTAATTAAATTTTACTTGTAAGCGGTGAAAGCCAACTTTACGTTTGAAATCACCTAAATCTTCGATATTTTCTTCGGCACTCACAATTTCCATAGTGCTCACTTTTTCCGTTAATACTTCCACCGCTATTTTCATAATTGTACGAGCGTGGGTTGCTCCCAAACAGTTGTGTGTCCCGAATCCGAAGCTCAAATGCGGGTTCATTTTACGATCTAAAACCACTTCATTTGGATTTTCAAAAACAGTGGCATCTCGATTTGCAGACGCCCAACACAAAGAAGCTCTTGTATCTGCTTTTATAGCATGTTCACAAACAGCAGAATCAGTTTTGGCTACTCTTCCCATCTGAGTTAATGGCGCAAAATAGCGAATCAACTCTTCAATAGCTTTGTTTCTTATTTCGGGTTCTACACGCAAACGATCTAATGACTTTGGGTGCTCTGCAAAATAAGCAATGGAATTTGACACCGCATTGATTACCGTATCACGGCCACCTGCAAACGTCAAAATCATCACGCCTTTCACTTCTTCTTTTGTTAATTTTTTGCCATCAACTACAGCATTCAGTAATACTGAATACAAATCTTCTCCATTCTTGGCAATGGCTTCATCAATTCGGCCATCGATATAATCATACAAAATAGCCGCTTTAGCACCATCTAAGGCTTCTCCTTCACTACGAAAAACGTGAGTTCCCCATGAAATCCATAAGTCAGCTTCTTCATAAGGCGTATTTAGTAATAAAGTCAAGGCTCTTGACTGTAGTTTTAATGAAAATTCACTGATTACATCTACCGAATCTTTGGCTAAAACCTCATCAACTAAAGCACTAATTTGCTCTTTTAATTTGGCTTGGTATTCTTCCTCTAAAGGTCTTTTGAACCAAGGATCCAAAATAGCTCTAAAGTCTTTATGTTGCGGCGGATCTACTTCAAACGGAATCTGACGTGTTGTTCTGATGTTCACTTCTGAAGGAATCACAATACGACCTGGTACCGCCCCTGATTGAAAGGTTTTCCAGTCGTGAGCTCCTTTGCGCACATCTTTGTGACGCAATAGCATGGTTACAGGATCATTTTGATCGTCCATTTCTCCAAAACCTTGGTTTACACGTGCTTCTTCAAATGGATCGTTAAACTCACTATTTTTCATCTTTTATATTTTTATTAGTATCTTTTTTTTCAACCTGGTACGTTTTAAATGCTGATGACAACACACCTACAACGTCTCGAAAAAGACCTTGCAGGAACATTAACTAACATTATTTATTAGTACTAAACTTTTCATACTGATCATTAAACTCAGCTTCTTAAGTCTATTTTCAGTTTTTAGAACCCATTAAAAAACAACAAACTGTCTTTGATGTGTTCTTGCCAGTATGGCCATTCGTGTGCGCCTTCAAATTCTTGGTATTGATGGTTTATATTGGCATCTGTTAAACCTTTATGCAGATTCCGATTGTATTCGATGAGTAAATCCTCTTTGCCACAATCAAAACGTATGGGTGGCAATTGCTTTTTATTTTTTATAATCAAACTTAAAACGTCTTCGTTAATGGGGTCAAATTGATTGAAATTGCTCTCGTTTTCTTCAACAAAAAGATGCATTTGATTTTTATTGGTCATCGAAGAATGTCCCGTAATGGCTTGGTAACGCTCTGGAAATTTGGCTCCCAAACGCAAAGCGCCATACCCGCCCATCGAAAGCCCCGAGATAAACAATTTGGATTTTTCGCTGGTGCAATCGATGTTTTCTCTCACGGCATCAATCACATCTTCGACAATCCATTTTTCATAATGGGCATTGTTGTGCGGTAAATATGCCGAACCGTCTCCCCATAATCCATCCGAAGGCATCGCAATTACCATCGGTTTTATCAATCCTTCTTCCATCATTTTTAAAGCTGTAAAATGTACTCCTGCTTTGTGCGCCCAAATCCAAGCACTACCATACACCCCATGCATTAGCGTTACAATAGGAAGGTCTTTTAAATCTTCAAAAGGCGGTACAAAAACACAGATGTCACCTCGCCCATTCAGATTAGGGGTTTTAACCGTAATGAATCGAAGGTTATTGCTCTCAAATTCTGGATTGGATATTTCGGTTGTTCTAAATTTTGACATCATTTCTAAAATTAAAAAGTAATTACACCTTTTGCATTTTTTCCAGCCAACATATCGTCTAAGGCTTGTTGCAATTCTTCCAGAGGATACGTTTTAGTAATCATCTCGTCTAATTTGATTTCTCCTTTTCGATAATGTTCGATAATTTTAGGGAAATCTTTTTGCGGATTGCATTTTCCGTACAACGGATTGATGTATTTTTTATCCCATTCGAATAAGGCCATATCAATCAAAACCTCTTGTTCGATTCCGCTAACTTGAACAGCAGTGCCAGCATTTCGAACCATTGCCAACGGTGCAGCGCCCAAAGCTGGAATTGCAGTACACTCAAAAGCGTAATCGGCACCACGACCAGCTGTCATTTCTTTTACCTTTTGAGCCGCTTGTAACAGTCCTTTGTCATTCTTATCGGCCAAAATGGTATGAGTCGCACCAAATTCAACCGCCATATTCAATCGCTCTTGATTGATATCAATCGCAATGATTTTACAAGCTTTCGACACTTTTAATCCTTGAATTACATTCAAACCAACTCCTCCTGTTCCAAGCACAACAGCTGATGAATTTTCGGTAACCTGAGCCGTATTTACAGCAGATCCAAAACCCGTCATAACGCCACAACTTACGATACTTGCTGCCGAAAAAGACATGTTTTGAATTGGATTTTTAACTACTGCCGATTCTTTTACCAGAGTATATTCAGCAAGCGTTCCTATATTAAAGGAGCGAATGATTGGCACTCCATTCAGAGTTGTTCCTTCCAAATGGGCATGTCCGGGGGTGTACCCATTTCCTCCTGCTACTACAGGCGAATTATTTTCGCAAATGTGTTCATTCTCATGCTCGCATTGAAAGCATTTTCCACAAGGAGTTGCCCAATTCAAAATCACTGCATCACCTACTTGTACACTTTTTACATTTGTCCCAACTGCAGTAACAATTCCTGCTCCTTCATGCCCCATTACAATTGGTTTTCCCCAATTTAAGGAGTCATAATCGGTATGACACAAACCTGCCGCTTTAATGGCTACTATCACCTCATCCCCTTGCGGATCATTTACTGTAATGGTCTCTATAGAAAATGTTCCATCTCCTTTTGCAATAGCTGCTTTACAATTGATGCTCATAGAATACTTTTAAAGTTTATCTTTTTATAAAAGTTAAAAGTATATACTATAGTCATTAGTCACAGTACCAATATTGCACAATTAATACCTTATATTGACCTAAAATTTTAAATAAGCTTCTTTTACTAATCAATATTGAATATATTTGAAGAAAAAAAATGAAAGCACTATTTGAAAAAGTACCCTCTTCGGTAGAAAGTTCTTTTAACGCATTTGTATATGAGGCTGAAAATTTTGAAACACCTTGGCATTTTCATCCTGAATATGAACTTACTTATATTGTAAAAGGAGAAGGTACCCGTTTTGTTGGTAATAGCGTTCAGGAGTTTAAAAAAAGGGATTTTGTATTGTTAGGTACAAATTTGCCGCATTATTGGAAAAATCATGATAACCTAAAAGGCGGAGTTCAATCGATTGTATTGCAATG
The sequence above is a segment of the Flavobacterium sp. genome. Coding sequences within it:
- a CDS encoding cytochrome P450 produces the protein MKNSEFNDPFEEARVNQGFGEMDDQNDPVTMLLRHKDVRKGAHDWKTFQSGAVPGRIVIPSEVNIRTTRQIPFEVDPPQHKDFRAILDPWFKRPLEEEYQAKLKEQISALVDEVLAKDSVDVISEFSLKLQSRALTLLLNTPYEEADLWISWGTHVFRSEGEALDGAKAAILYDYIDGRIDEAIAKNGEDLYSVLLNAVVDGKKLTKEEVKGVMILTFAGGRDTVINAVSNSIAYFAEHPKSLDRLRVEPEIRNKAIEELIRYFAPLTQMGRVAKTDSAVCEHAIKADTRASLCWASANRDATVFENPNEVVLDRKMNPHLSFGFGTHNCLGATHARTIMKIAVEVLTEKVSTMEIVSAEENIEDLGDFKRKVGFHRLQVKFN
- a CDS encoding Zn-dependent alcohol dehydrogenase; this encodes MSINCKAAIAKGDGTFSIETITVNDPQGDEVIVAIKAAGLCHTDYDSLNWGKPIVMGHEGAGIVTAVGTNVKSVQVGDAVILNWATPCGKCFQCEHENEHICENNSPVVAGGNGYTPGHAHLEGTTLNGVPIIRSFNIGTLAEYTLVKESAVVKNPIQNMSFSAASIVSCGVMTGFGSAVNTAQVTENSSAVVLGTGGVGLNVIQGLKVSKACKIIAIDINQERLNMAVEFGATHTILADKNDKGLLQAAQKVKEMTAGRGADYAFECTAIPALGAAPLAMVRNAGTAVQVSGIEQEVLIDMALFEWDKKYINPLYGKCNPQKDFPKIIEHYRKGEIKLDEMITKTYPLEELQQALDDMLAGKNAKGVITF
- a CDS encoding alpha/beta hydrolase-fold protein translates to MMSKFRTTEISNPEFESNNLRFITVKTPNLNGRGDICVFVPPFEDLKDLPIVTLMHGVYGSAWIWAHKAGVHFTALKMMEEGLIKPMVIAMPSDGLWGDGSAYLPHNNAHYEKWIVEDVIDAVRENIDCTSEKSKLFISGLSMGGYGALRLGAKFPERYQAITGHSSMTNKNQMHLFVEENESNFNQFDPINEDVLSLIIKNKKQLPPIRFDCGKEDLLIEYNRNLHKGLTDANINHQYQEFEGAHEWPYWQEHIKDSLLFFNGF
- a CDS encoding 2Fe-2S iron-sulfur cluster-binding protein encodes the protein MAKITFITSDDETITLEGTSGSVMALAVDNGIKGIDGDCGGVCSCATCHVHVLPEHVSKTGTASEIETDMLELDDDADEFSRLCCQLEITEALDGVVLRVAK